The proteins below come from a single Burkholderia contaminans genomic window:
- a CDS encoding efflux RND transporter permease subunit, with the protein MWIVNLALKRPYTFIVMAIMIVLATPLALMRTPVDVLPAINIPVISVIWNYSGFSATEMTNRITSVHERILTTTVNNIQHVESTSLPGIAVVKVFLQPGANVQTAIAQTVSSAQAIVRQMPQGATPPLVITYSASSIPVIQLGLSSKTLSEQSLADIALNFLRPQLITVPGVQIPFPYGGRTRVVAIDLDPQALQAKGLTPADIVNAVNAQNLVLPTGTAKMGQTEYRIDTNASADTVADISNLPVQTINGATTYLREVAAVRDGFAPQTNVVRQNGQRGVLISILKSGDASTLKVVSDLKALLPKVIPTLPEGLTITPLFDQSVFVNAAVQGVIHEALIAAVLTAMMILLFLGNWRSTLIIAISIPLSIFTSLIALSALGETINIMTLGGLALAVGILVDDATVTIENIERHLHLGTNLHDAILEGAGEIAVPAFVSTLCICIVFVPMFFLTGVARFLFVPLAEAVVFAMLASYVLSRTLVPTLAMLLFRPQQASTGPGRATSRFARIHHAFNAAFERLRAWYIVLLSILLVRRRFYAMCFLGFCVLSTGLVFVLGRDFFPNADSGNIRLHMRAPTGYRIEETARLADQVERVIRETVPPDELGAIVDNLGLPVSGINLSYSNAGTIGTLDGELLIALKPGHRATQHYVQALRNVLPGRFPGVEFFFQPSDIITQILNFGQPAAIDLQVLGNDLASNMTIASSLMKKIRQIPGAVDVHVLQRNDEPTLLADMDRTRMQQLNLSAQNVAQNMLISLSGSSQTTPSFWINPRTGVQYPLQIQTPQYNISSVDDLLGTPISASGRTGMPLQLLGNLVQVRSTANPAVITHYNIRPAIDVYVSVEGRDLGAVAGEIDRIVSDARATLPRGTELTMRGQIETMRTSYIGLGAGVAMAIVLVYLLIVVNFQSWLDPLIIISAMPAALAGIVWMLFITGTHLSVPALTGAIMTVGVATANSILVVSFARQRLADGAPPLTAALEAGATRIRPVLMTALAMIIGMVPMALGLGEGAEQNAPLGRAVIGGLLFATVSTLLFVPLVFGGVHARLARRRARPAGH; encoded by the coding sequence ATGTGGATCGTCAATCTCGCGCTCAAGCGCCCCTACACGTTCATCGTGATGGCCATCATGATCGTGCTGGCCACCCCGCTTGCGCTGATGCGCACGCCGGTCGACGTGCTGCCCGCGATCAACATTCCCGTGATCAGCGTCATCTGGAATTACAGCGGCTTCTCCGCGACCGAGATGACGAACCGCATCACGTCCGTGCATGAGCGGATCCTGACGACGACCGTCAACAACATCCAGCACGTCGAATCGACGTCGTTGCCCGGCATCGCGGTCGTGAAGGTGTTCCTGCAGCCGGGCGCGAACGTGCAGACGGCGATCGCGCAGACCGTGTCGTCCGCGCAGGCGATCGTGCGGCAGATGCCGCAAGGCGCGACGCCGCCGCTCGTGATCACCTATTCGGCGTCGAGCATCCCGGTGATCCAGCTCGGGCTCTCGAGCAAGACGCTCAGCGAACAGTCGCTCGCCGACATCGCGCTCAACTTCCTGCGCCCGCAACTGATCACGGTGCCGGGCGTGCAGATCCCGTTCCCGTACGGCGGCCGCACGCGCGTGGTCGCGATCGACCTCGACCCGCAGGCGCTGCAGGCGAAGGGGCTTACGCCCGCCGACATCGTCAACGCGGTCAACGCGCAGAACCTCGTGCTGCCGACCGGCACCGCGAAGATGGGCCAGACCGAATACCGGATCGACACGAATGCGTCGGCCGATACCGTTGCAGACATCAGCAACCTGCCGGTCCAGACGATCAACGGTGCGACGACCTACCTGCGCGAGGTGGCGGCGGTACGCGACGGCTTCGCGCCGCAGACCAACGTCGTGCGCCAGAACGGCCAGCGCGGCGTGCTCATCTCGATCCTGAAAAGCGGCGACGCGTCGACGCTCAAGGTCGTGTCGGACCTGAAGGCGCTGCTGCCGAAGGTGATCCCGACGCTGCCCGAAGGGCTCACGATCACGCCGCTGTTCGACCAGTCGGTGTTCGTCAACGCGGCCGTCCAGGGCGTGATCCACGAGGCGCTGATCGCCGCCGTGCTGACCGCGATGATGATCCTGCTGTTCCTCGGGAACTGGCGCAGCACGCTGATCATCGCGATCTCGATTCCGCTGTCGATCTTCACGTCGCTGATCGCGCTGTCCGCGCTCGGCGAGACCATCAACATCATGACGCTCGGCGGCCTCGCGCTCGCGGTCGGGATCCTGGTGGACGATGCAACGGTGACGATCGAGAACATCGAGCGGCACCTGCATCTCGGTACGAACCTGCACGACGCGATCCTCGAAGGCGCCGGCGAGATCGCGGTGCCCGCGTTCGTGTCGACGCTGTGCATCTGTATCGTGTTCGTGCCGATGTTCTTCCTGACGGGCGTCGCGCGCTTCCTGTTCGTGCCGCTCGCGGAAGCCGTCGTGTTCGCGATGCTCGCGTCGTACGTGCTGTCGCGCACGCTGGTGCCGACGCTCGCGATGCTGCTGTTCCGCCCGCAGCAGGCGAGCACCGGCCCCGGCCGGGCGACGTCGCGCTTCGCGCGCATCCATCACGCGTTCAACGCGGCGTTCGAGCGGCTGCGTGCGTGGTACATCGTGCTGCTCAGCATCCTGCTGGTGCGCCGCCGCTTCTACGCGATGTGCTTCCTCGGCTTCTGCGTGCTGTCGACGGGCCTCGTGTTCGTGCTCGGCCGCGACTTCTTCCCGAATGCGGATTCCGGCAACATCCGGCTGCACATGCGCGCGCCGACCGGCTACCGGATCGAGGAAACCGCGCGCCTCGCCGACCAGGTCGAGCGCGTGATCCGCGAAACCGTGCCGCCCGACGAACTCGGCGCGATCGTCGACAACCTCGGCCTGCCGGTGAGCGGCATCAACCTGTCGTACAGCAACGCCGGCACGATCGGCACGCTCGACGGCGAGCTGCTGATCGCGCTGAAGCCCGGCCACCGCGCGACCCAGCACTACGTGCAGGCGCTGCGCAACGTGCTGCCCGGGCGCTTCCCGGGCGTCGAGTTCTTCTTCCAGCCGTCGGACATCATCACGCAGATCCTCAACTTCGGCCAACCGGCCGCGATCGACCTGCAGGTGCTCGGCAACGATCTCGCGAGTAACATGACTATCGCGAGCAGCCTGATGAAAAAGATCAGGCAAATCCCCGGCGCCGTTGACGTGCACGTGCTTCAACGCAACGACGAACCGACCCTGCTGGCCGACATGGACCGTACGCGCATGCAGCAGCTCAACCTCTCCGCGCAGAACGTCGCACAGAACATGCTGATCTCGCTGTCCGGCAGTTCCCAGACCACGCCGTCGTTCTGGATCAACCCGCGCACGGGCGTCCAGTACCCGCTGCAGATCCAGACCCCGCAATACAACATCTCGTCGGTCGACGACCTGCTCGGCACGCCGATCTCGGCGAGCGGCCGCACGGGCATGCCGCTGCAACTGCTCGGCAACCTCGTGCAGGTGCGCAGCACCGCGAACCCGGCGGTAATCACGCACTACAACATCCGCCCGGCGATCGACGTGTACGTGAGCGTCGAGGGCCGCGACCTCGGCGCGGTGGCCGGCGAGATCGACCGCATCGTGTCCGATGCGCGCGCGACGCTGCCGCGCGGCACCGAGCTGACGATGCGCGGCCAGATCGAGACGATGCGCACGTCGTATATCGGCCTCGGCGCGGGCGTCGCGATGGCGATCGTGCTGGTCTACCTGCTGATCGTCGTCAATTTCCAGTCGTGGCTCGACCCGCTGATCATCATCAGCGCGATGCCGGCCGCGCTCGCCGGCATCGTCTGGATGCTGTTCATCACCGGCACGCACCTGAGCGTGCCCGCGCTAACGGGCGCGATCATGACGGTGGGCGTCGCGACCGCGAACAGCATCCTGGTCGTGTCGTTCGCGCGCCAGCGCCTCGCGGACGGCGCGCCGCCGCTCACGGCCGCGCTGGAAGCCGGCGCGACGCGGATCCGGCCGGTGCTGATGACGGCGCTCGCGATGATCATCGGGATGGTGCCGATGGCGCTCGGTCTCGGCGAAGGCGCCGAGCAGAATGCACCGCTCGGCCGCGCGGTGATCGGCGGGCTGCTGTTCGCGACCGTGTCGACCCTGCTGTTCGTGCCGCTCGTGTTCGGCGGCGTGCATGCGCGGCTGGCCCGCCGGCGTGCGCGCCCGGCCGGCCACTGA
- a CDS encoding Crp/Fnr family transcriptional regulator, with protein sequence MHDPLVAPPDAPAAPADALPEPGPLPALATLFGQCAWFRTLAPEHQALVLAQSRVEQCEAGDVIAHRLAPSEYWIGVHRGLLKLAIFNASGRGCTFSGVPSGGWFGEGSVIKRELRKYEVVAIQRSTVLFVPVDTFHALLDTSLPFTRFVIHQLNNRMGEFIASIQNSRLLDVDARVAQALAQLFNPDLYPDTGPSLSISQEELGMLVGVSRQRINQALQQLEKLGALRLAYNQIDVVDLGALARVGMEQI encoded by the coding sequence ATGCACGACCCTCTCGTTGCCCCGCCCGACGCGCCCGCCGCCCCTGCCGACGCCCTGCCCGAACCGGGCCCGCTGCCGGCGCTGGCCACGCTGTTCGGCCAGTGCGCGTGGTTCCGCACGCTCGCGCCCGAGCACCAGGCGCTCGTGCTCGCGCAGTCGCGCGTCGAGCAGTGCGAGGCCGGCGACGTGATCGCCCATCGGCTCGCGCCGTCCGAATACTGGATCGGCGTGCACCGCGGGCTGCTGAAGCTCGCGATCTTCAACGCGTCGGGGCGCGGCTGCACGTTCTCCGGCGTGCCGTCGGGCGGCTGGTTCGGCGAAGGCAGCGTGATCAAGCGCGAGCTGCGCAAGTACGAGGTCGTCGCGATCCAGCGCTCGACCGTGCTGTTCGTGCCGGTCGACACGTTCCACGCGCTGCTCGACACGAGCCTGCCATTTACGCGCTTCGTGATCCACCAGTTGAACAACCGGATGGGCGAGTTCATCGCGTCGATCCAGAACAGCCGGCTGCTCGACGTCGATGCACGCGTCGCGCAGGCGCTCGCGCAGCTCTTCAATCCCGACCTGTACCCGGACACCGGCCCGTCGCTGTCGATCTCGCAGGAGGAACTGGGGATGCTCGTCGGCGTATCGCGACAGCGCATCAACCAGGCGCTGCAGCAGCTCGAGAAGCTCGGCGCGTTGCGGCTCGCGTACAACCAGATCGACGTCGTCGATCTCGGTGCGCTCGCGCGCGTCGGGATGGAGCAGATCTGA
- a CDS encoding acyl-CoA synthetase: MTQMFEAGLGRRDANYVPLTPIDFLVRTAEVYGERLAIVHGDVRRTWGETYTRAKQLASALARLGVERGDTVAAMLPNIPAMVEAHFGVPMAGAVLNTINTRLDVSSVLFMLRHGEAKVLIVDTEYAEFAHRAALEVPGLKIVSVADAMPADPARFAGATDYEALVASGDADYAWTPPADEWDAIALNYTSGTTGDPKGVVYHHRGAYLAAISNLLEWDMPKHAVYLWTLPMFHCNGWCFPWAVAARAGVNVCLRKFDAKTVFDLIRRERITHYCGAPIVQSAIANAPAEFREGIGHTVHAMVAGAAPAPAVIAKMKEIGFDLLHVYGLTEVYGPATVCAKQSHWEELSDEERARLNARQGVRYHLEAGATVLDPDTMAPVPADGETLGEIMFRGNICMKGYLKNPKATDEAFHGGWFHTGDLAVLMPDGYIRIKDRKKDIIISGGENISSIEVEDALYRHPAVAVAAVVAMPDPKWGEVPCAFVELREGANVTEAEIVAHCKALLAGFKVPKAVRFGELPKTSTGKIQKFQLRNAVGSDKAIDLAGDDKK, translated from the coding sequence ATGACGCAGATGTTCGAGGCCGGACTTGGCCGCCGCGACGCGAATTACGTGCCGCTCACCCCGATCGACTTCCTGGTCAGGACGGCCGAAGTCTACGGCGAGCGCCTCGCGATCGTGCACGGCGACGTGCGGCGCACCTGGGGCGAGACCTACACGCGCGCGAAGCAACTGGCGAGCGCGCTCGCGCGGCTCGGCGTCGAACGTGGCGACACGGTCGCGGCAATGCTGCCGAACATTCCGGCAATGGTCGAGGCGCACTTCGGCGTGCCGATGGCCGGCGCGGTGCTGAACACGATCAATACGCGGCTCGACGTGTCCTCGGTGCTGTTCATGCTGCGTCATGGCGAGGCGAAGGTGCTGATCGTCGACACCGAGTACGCGGAGTTCGCGCATCGCGCGGCGCTCGAGGTGCCGGGCCTGAAGATCGTCAGCGTGGCCGATGCGATGCCGGCCGATCCCGCGCGCTTCGCGGGCGCGACCGACTACGAGGCGCTCGTCGCGAGCGGCGACGCCGACTACGCATGGACGCCGCCCGCCGACGAATGGGATGCGATCGCGCTGAACTACACGTCCGGCACGACCGGCGACCCGAAGGGCGTCGTCTACCACCATCGCGGCGCGTATCTCGCGGCGATCAGCAACCTCCTCGAATGGGACATGCCGAAGCACGCCGTCTACCTGTGGACGCTGCCGATGTTCCATTGCAACGGCTGGTGTTTTCCATGGGCCGTCGCGGCGCGCGCGGGCGTGAACGTCTGCCTGCGCAAGTTCGATGCGAAGACGGTGTTCGACCTGATCCGCCGCGAGCGCATCACGCACTATTGCGGCGCGCCGATCGTGCAGAGCGCGATCGCGAACGCGCCGGCCGAGTTCCGCGAGGGCATCGGCCACACGGTGCACGCGATGGTCGCGGGCGCGGCGCCCGCGCCGGCCGTGATCGCGAAGATGAAGGAGATCGGCTTCGACCTGCTGCACGTGTACGGGTTGACCGAGGTCTACGGCCCGGCGACCGTGTGCGCGAAGCAGTCGCACTGGGAGGAACTGAGCGACGAGGAGCGCGCGCGGCTCAATGCGCGCCAGGGCGTGCGCTATCACCTCGAAGCGGGCGCGACGGTGCTCGATCCCGACACGATGGCGCCGGTGCCGGCCGACGGCGAGACGCTCGGCGAGATCATGTTCCGCGGCAACATCTGCATGAAGGGCTACCTGAAGAACCCGAAGGCGACCGATGAGGCGTTCCACGGCGGCTGGTTCCATACCGGCGATCTCGCTGTGCTGATGCCGGACGGCTATATCCGGATCAAGGATCGCAAGAAGGACATCATCATCTCGGGCGGCGAGAACATCTCGAGCATCGAGGTCGAGGATGCGCTGTACCGGCATCCGGCGGTGGCGGTCGCGGCCGTCGTCGCGATGCCTGACCCGAAATGGGGCGAGGTGCCGTGCGCGTTCGTCGAGCTGCGCGAAGGCGCGAACGTGACCGAGGCGGAGATCGTCGCGCATTGCAAGGCGCTGCTCGCGGGCTTCAAGGTGCCGAAGGCCGTGCGGTTCGGCGAGCTGCCGAAGACGTCGACCGGCAAGATTCAGAAGTTCCAGCTGCGCAACGCGGTGGGATCGGACAAGGCGATCGATCTGGCGGGCGACGACAAGAAGTAG
- a CDS encoding methyl-accepting chemotaxis protein, producing MRLTQLGRVSVGARLAALACALVAVLFTVFAWTLAHFAGQQLAEEAHMRIVDKEQSIRAMVDLFDKALTAEANRSMSLFASFLPPDFSLDPARTVDIGGVAAPTLLAGGQPLDLDYSIPDQFLKKSGAIATIFARDGDDFVRITTSLKKQDGARAVGTRLDRAGPAYAPLVAGRSYTGLAKLFGRSYITQYKPVTDATGRVIGALFVGLDIGAELKLVEDGIRALKIGDNGYYFVLDASQGPSRGTFVVHPDADGRPADDTRAPYAQMLAAGQGRLAYTSTDPAAHDGGPTAKFVSFTTIPQWQWLVGGIALDDELLATMRATRNRFLMIGAVLVAAFATLFVIVVRRVVSRPLDAAARASERYAAGDLSVRIRDGAATRGHAGDDEIGRLVQAVDGIGDGLARIVAQVRNSSADIARGTVDIAAGSSDIAARIATQASSVEQTAASMEQITAAVQQSAEHAAQANALVADASAAATNGDAAVQRVVTTMDDIGRATRRIAEITGAIEGIAFQTNILALNAAVEAARAGEHGKGFAVVAAEVRALAQRSAAAVKEIDTLSAESSTTVEQGYRIAEAARGTMRDIVARVDQVRTLIGEISAASREQSTGIEQVNLAVTQIGDATQQNAMLISDAERAAVALRDQAAHLSDAVSVFRLERSA from the coding sequence ATGAGATTGACCCAACTGGGCCGGGTGAGCGTCGGCGCGCGTCTTGCGGCGCTGGCGTGCGCACTCGTCGCCGTACTGTTTACCGTTTTCGCGTGGACGCTCGCTCATTTCGCCGGCCAGCAGCTGGCTGAAGAAGCACACATGCGGATCGTCGACAAGGAACAGTCGATCCGCGCGATGGTCGACCTGTTCGACAAGGCGCTGACGGCCGAAGCCAACCGCTCGATGTCGCTGTTCGCGAGCTTCCTCCCGCCTGATTTCTCGCTCGACCCGGCGCGCACCGTCGACATCGGCGGCGTCGCCGCGCCGACCCTGCTCGCGGGCGGCCAGCCGCTCGACCTCGATTATTCGATTCCCGACCAGTTCCTGAAGAAAAGCGGCGCGATCGCGACGATCTTCGCGCGCGACGGCGACGATTTCGTGCGCATCACGACGTCGCTGAAGAAGCAGGACGGCGCGCGTGCCGTCGGCACCAGGCTCGACCGTGCCGGGCCCGCGTACGCACCGCTCGTCGCCGGGCGCAGCTACACGGGCCTCGCGAAGCTGTTCGGCCGGTCGTACATCACGCAGTACAAGCCGGTGACCGATGCGACCGGCCGCGTGATCGGCGCGCTGTTCGTCGGCCTCGACATCGGCGCCGAACTCAAGCTCGTCGAGGACGGCATCCGCGCGCTGAAGATCGGCGACAACGGCTACTACTTCGTGCTCGATGCGTCGCAGGGCCCGTCGCGCGGCACCTTCGTCGTGCATCCGGATGCCGACGGCCGGCCTGCCGACGACACGCGTGCGCCTTATGCGCAGATGCTCGCGGCCGGCCAGGGGCGGCTCGCGTACACGTCGACCGACCCGGCCGCGCACGATGGCGGCCCGACCGCGAAATTCGTGTCGTTCACGACGATTCCGCAGTGGCAGTGGCTCGTCGGCGGCATCGCGCTCGACGACGAACTGCTCGCCACCATGCGCGCCACCCGCAACCGCTTCCTGATGATCGGCGCCGTGCTCGTCGCGGCGTTCGCGACGCTGTTCGTCATCGTGGTACGCCGCGTCGTGAGCCGGCCGCTCGATGCGGCGGCACGGGCCTCCGAGCGCTATGCGGCGGGCGATCTCAGCGTGCGCATCCGTGACGGCGCGGCCACGCGCGGCCATGCGGGCGACGACGAGATCGGCCGGCTCGTGCAGGCGGTCGACGGGATCGGCGACGGCCTCGCGCGGATCGTCGCGCAGGTGCGCAACAGCTCCGCCGACATCGCGCGCGGCACGGTCGACATTGCAGCCGGCAGCAGCGACATCGCCGCGCGAATCGCGACGCAGGCGAGCAGCGTCGAACAGACGGCCGCCAGCATGGAACAGATCACCGCCGCCGTGCAGCAGAGTGCCGAGCACGCGGCGCAAGCCAATGCGCTGGTCGCGGATGCGTCGGCCGCCGCGACGAACGGCGACGCCGCGGTGCAGCGCGTGGTCACGACGATGGACGACATCGGTCGCGCGACGCGCCGGATCGCCGAGATCACGGGCGCGATCGAAGGCATCGCGTTCCAGACCAACATCCTGGCGCTGAACGCGGCCGTCGAGGCCGCGCGCGCGGGCGAACACGGCAAGGGCTTCGCGGTGGTCGCGGCCGAAGTGCGCGCACTTGCACAGCGCAGCGCGGCCGCGGTCAAGGAGATCGACACGCTGAGCGCCGAATCGTCGACGACCGTCGAACAGGGCTACCGGATCGCGGAGGCCGCACGCGGCACGATGCGCGACATCGTCGCGCGCGTCGACCAGGTCCGCACGCTGATCGGCGAGATCAGCGCCGCGTCGCGCGAACAGTCGACCGGCATCGAGCAGGTCAACCTGGCCGTCACACAGATTGGCGACGCGACGCAGCAGAACGCGATGCTGATTTCGGATGCTGAACGCGCGGCCGTCGCGCTGCGCGATCAGGCCGCGCACCTGTCGGACGCGGTCAGCGTGTTCCGGCTCGAACGGAGTGCATGA
- a CDS encoding YqaA family protein has product MSELLTYGGLFAVSMVAATLFPLQSEAVLAGLLLAGREPVWALVFVASIGNVAGSVINWALGRGVEHFRERRWFPVKPAALARAERWYARYGRWSLLLSWAPVIGDPLTMIAGVLREPLPSFLAIVTVAKVARYLVIAWLVTH; this is encoded by the coding sequence ATGTCCGAATTGCTCACTTACGGCGGCTTGTTCGCCGTGTCGATGGTCGCCGCGACCCTGTTCCCGCTGCAGTCCGAAGCCGTGCTTGCCGGCCTGCTGCTCGCCGGGCGCGAACCCGTGTGGGCGCTGGTGTTCGTCGCGAGCATCGGCAACGTCGCGGGCTCGGTGATCAACTGGGCGCTCGGGCGCGGCGTCGAGCACTTCCGCGAACGCCGCTGGTTTCCGGTCAAGCCCGCCGCGCTCGCGCGCGCCGAGCGCTGGTATGCGCGCTACGGCCGCTGGTCGCTGCTGCTGAGCTGGGCGCCCGTGATCGGCGATCCGCTGACGATGATCGCCGGCGTGCTGCGCGAGCCGCTGCCGTCGTTCCTCGCGATCGTCACGGTCGCGAAGGTCGCGCGGTATCTCGTGATCGCGTGGCTCGTGACGCACTGA
- the kch gene encoding voltage-gated potassium channel protein, giving the protein MKPLTSRLRRLFAPIGLHWYLALLLALDALMVLRPVVEHAKLGVHHAWLADALNLVDNAGLVVLPQVVVAAGLATMAIGIVLRARVAWVLSILLLVAAAAISVLGGYRSHAVFVYTAVLAVALLYYWRHFDRASVAASSLFALLSIVSLLIYATFGVLYLGDEFTPPVHDLATAVYFSIVSMSTVGYGDIVPHAPTARLFTASVIVLGITVFATSISAVVGPVIGGNLKRIVKGGISNVIRKHHYLIVGATPVAHAVHDGLRKRGYAVTVVVPAGVEHNYPATTDLIVGDATDHAVLESAGAATARAVLALRADDAENAFIILAIREIAPTVRTVALVNHQRNLERLRLLKPDMVFSPQQLAGELLASTLNDEPVDKSLISHLLFGTADAA; this is encoded by the coding sequence ATGAAGCCCCTCACTTCCCGCCTGCGGCGCCTGTTCGCGCCGATCGGCCTGCACTGGTATCTCGCTCTCCTCCTCGCGCTCGATGCGCTCATGGTGCTGCGCCCCGTCGTCGAGCATGCGAAGCTCGGCGTGCATCACGCGTGGCTCGCCGATGCGCTGAATCTCGTCGACAACGCCGGGCTCGTCGTGTTGCCGCAAGTGGTCGTCGCGGCCGGCCTCGCGACGATGGCCATCGGCATCGTGCTGCGCGCCCGCGTCGCGTGGGTGCTGTCGATCCTGCTGCTGGTCGCGGCCGCCGCGATCAGCGTGCTCGGCGGTTACCGCAGCCACGCGGTGTTCGTCTACACGGCCGTGCTGGCCGTCGCGCTGCTGTACTACTGGCGGCACTTCGACCGCGCGAGCGTCGCGGCGAGCAGCCTGTTCGCGTTGCTGAGCATCGTGTCGCTGCTGATCTACGCGACCTTCGGCGTGCTGTATCTCGGCGACGAATTCACGCCGCCCGTCCACGATCTCGCCACGGCCGTCTATTTCTCGATCGTGTCGATGTCGACGGTGGGCTACGGCGACATCGTCCCGCACGCGCCGACCGCGCGCCTGTTCACCGCATCGGTGATCGTGCTCGGCATCACGGTGTTCGCGACGTCGATCAGCGCGGTCGTCGGCCCCGTGATCGGCGGCAATCTGAAACGGATCGTCAAGGGAGGCATTTCGAACGTGATCCGCAAGCATCATTACCTGATCGTCGGCGCGACACCCGTCGCGCATGCGGTGCACGACGGGCTGCGCAAGCGCGGCTACGCGGTGACCGTCGTCGTGCCGGCCGGCGTCGAGCACAACTATCCCGCAACGACCGACCTGATCGTCGGCGATGCGACCGACCACGCGGTACTGGAAAGCGCCGGCGCGGCGACCGCGCGTGCGGTGCTCGCACTGCGCGCCGACGATGCCGAGAACGCGTTCATCATCCTCGCGATCCGCGAGATCGCACCGACGGTGCGCACGGTCGCGCTCGTGAACCACCAGCGCAACCTCGAACGGCTGCGCCTGCTGAAGCCCGACATGGTGTTCTCGCCGCAGCAACTCGCCGGCGAACTGCTGGCCAGCACGCTCAACGACGAACCCGTCGACAAGTCGCTGATCTCGCACCTGCTGTTCGGCACGGCCGACGCCGCCTGA
- a CDS encoding LysE family translocator, which produces MSFRLYLSFLAASAVLVYAPGPVNLLTMNQALRAGWRRALPCVWGGTLAVLLQLALTALCLNSLVHLDERALTVLRWAGAAYLVWLGCKQWLSRAPAGAPAASAGPAGLATPDTDSHRALFWRGVATSGLNPKTLLFFPSFFPQFLVPSADWSLNQQFLLLAATFAVLFAGGVASMALFSHRLSRALQRPARMRAMNRVTGGLLVGMGAIMVGWN; this is translated from the coding sequence ATGTCGTTCAGGCTTTACCTGTCGTTTCTCGCCGCTTCCGCCGTTCTCGTCTACGCCCCCGGCCCCGTCAACCTCCTCACCATGAACCAGGCGCTACGCGCCGGCTGGCGCCGCGCGCTGCCGTGCGTCTGGGGCGGCACGCTCGCCGTGCTGCTGCAACTCGCGCTGACCGCGCTGTGCCTGAATTCGCTCGTGCATCTCGACGAGCGCGCGCTGACCGTGCTGCGCTGGGCCGGCGCGGCCTACCTCGTCTGGCTCGGCTGCAAGCAATGGCTCAGCCGTGCGCCGGCCGGCGCACCCGCCGCCTCGGCCGGCCCCGCCGGACTGGCCACGCCGGACACCGACTCGCACCGCGCGTTGTTCTGGCGCGGCGTGGCGACCTCGGGCCTGAATCCGAAGACGCTGCTGTTCTTCCCGTCGTTCTTTCCGCAGTTCCTCGTCCCGAGCGCCGACTGGAGCCTGAACCAGCAGTTCCTGCTGCTCGCGGCGACGTTCGCGGTGCTGTTCGCGGGCGGCGTTGCGTCGATGGCGCTGTTCTCGCACCGGCTGAGCCGCGCACTGCAGCGGCCCGCTCGGATGCGCGCGATGAACCGCGTGACCGGCGGCCTGCTCGTCGGGATGGGCGCGATCATGGTCGGCTGGAACTGA
- a CDS encoding Lrp/AsnC family transcriptional regulator: MATRERSPKTLDSQDRKILGALQKNARLSNAELAEQIGMSTTACWNRTRQLEVDGYIDGYVALVNQRKLGYADIVILEVTLDRHEDDALARFGEELAALPEVLEAYLVSGEYDYWIKVAVDGTAGYERFLREKLYKISSIRHSRSMFALRCMKDVPSIQV, encoded by the coding sequence ATGGCCACACGTGAACGCTCGCCGAAAACGCTCGACAGCCAGGACCGCAAGATCCTCGGCGCACTGCAGAAAAATGCGCGTCTGTCGAACGCCGAACTGGCCGAACAGATCGGCATGTCGACCACCGCGTGCTGGAACCGCACGCGGCAACTGGAGGTGGACGGCTACATCGACGGTTACGTCGCGCTCGTCAACCAGCGGAAGCTGGGCTATGCGGACATCGTGATCCTCGAAGTCACGCTCGATCGTCACGAGGACGACGCGCTCGCACGCTTCGGCGAGGAACTCGCCGCGTTGCCCGAGGTGCTCGAGGCCTATCTCGTGTCGGGCGAGTACGACTACTGGATCAAGGTCGCGGTGGACGGCACGGCCGGCTACGAGCGGTTCCTGCGTGAAAAGCTGTACAAGATTTCGAGCATCCGTCACAGCCGCTCGATGTTCGCGCTGCGCTGCATGAAGGACGTGCCGTCGATTCAGGTGTGA